One Anguilla rostrata isolate EN2019 chromosome 15, ASM1855537v3, whole genome shotgun sequence genomic window carries:
- the LOC135240679 gene encoding activin receptor type-1C-like: MTRPRYPSFGTALIFLSVAQLSTGLKCVCQLCANNTCETGADGACWNSVMLIDGKEEVVKSCLSPSEMKGQVFCYSSRNVSKRNCCFTDFCNNETLHLNPERPAGEASWGQLELAAVILVPSCLLCVGIMLGVCTAQGQRCVYSRARKGDAEEPLDDQTLMSPDKCLKDLIFDMSTSGSGSGLPLLVQRTIARTIVLQEIIGKGRFGEVWRGRWRGEDVAVKIFSSRDERSWFREAEIYQTIMLRHENILGFIAADNKDNGSWTQLWLVSEYHEHGSLFDYLNRYSVSVDGMIVMALSIASGLAHLHMEIIGTQGKPAIAHRDLKSKNILVKKNGTAVIADLGLAVKHESITNTIDIPANHRVGTKRYMAPEILDDTINMSSFESFKRADIYSLGLVFWELARRCSVRGTCEDYQLPYYDMVPSDPSVDDMRKVVCDQKLRPNIPNQWQSCEALRVMGKIMRECWYATAAARLTALRVKKTISQVIVIKDVKD, translated from the exons ATGACTCGTCCCAGGTATCCCAGTTTTGGCACGGCGCTGATATTTCTGTCGGttgcacagctcagcacag GTCTGAAGTGCGTGTGCCAGCTGTGCGCCAACAACACCTGCGAGACGGGGGCGGACGGGGCCTGCTGGAACTCCGTCATGCTGATCGACGGGAAGGAGGAGGTGGTCAAGTCCTGCCTGTCTCCGTCCGAGATGAAGGGCCAGGTCTTCTGCTACAGCTCCAGGAACGTGTCCAAGAGGAACTGCTGCTTCACCGACTTCTGCAACAACGAGACGCTGCACCTCAACCCAG AGAGGCCTGCTGGAGAGGCCAGCTGGGGCCAGCTGGAGCTGGCGGCGGTGATCCTGGTGCCCTCCTGCCTGCTGTGCGTGGGCATCATGCTGGGCGTCTGCACGGCCCAGGGCCAGCGCTGCGTCTACAGCCGGGCCCGCAAAGGCGACGCCGAGGAGCCGCTGGACGACCAGACGCTCATGTCGCCGGACAAGTGTCTGAAGGACCTCATCTTCGACATGAGCACCTCCGGCTCCGGATCCG GGCTTCCGCTGCTGGTGCAGAGGACCATCGCCCGCACCATCGTGCTCCAGGAGATCATCGGGAAGGGCCGATTCGGGGAGgtgtggagagggaggtggCGGGGGGAGGACGTGGCCGTGAAGATCTTCTCGTCGCGGGACGAGAGGTCCTGGTTCCGAGAGGCGGAGATTTACCAGACCATCATGCTCCGGCACGAGAACATCCTGGGTTTCATCGCCGCAGACAACAAAG ATAATGGTTCCTGGACTCAGCTGTGGTTGGTGTCGGAATACCACGAGCACGGTTCCCTGTTCGACTACCTGAACAGGTACTCTGTCTCTGTGGACGGCATGATCGTCATGGCTCTCTCTATTGCCAGCGGGTTGGCCCACCTCCACATGGAGATCATTGGTACTCAGG GAAAGCCAGCGATCGCTCACAGAGATTTGAAGTCCAAGAACATCCTTGTGAAGAAAAACGGCACAGCTGTCATCGCTGATCTGGGTCTGGCTGTGAAACACGAGTCCATCACCAACACCATCGACATACCGGCCAATCACAGAGTGGGAACGAAGAG GTACATGGCCCCAGAAATTCTGGATGACACAATCAATATGAGCAGCTTTGAGTCATTCAAGCGAGCGGACATCTACTCCTTGGGCCTGGTGTTCTGGGAACTCGCACGAAGATGCTCTGTGAGAG GGACCTGTGAAGATTATCAGCTGCCTTACTATGACATGGTGCCTTCAGATCCATCGGTGGATGACATGAGAAAGGTCGTCTGTGACCAGAAACTGAGACCCAACATCCCCAATCAGTGGCAAAGTTGCGAG